TTCGATACGCTGAAAAGCGGGCTCGATACGCCGCGTCTGGTAACCGGCGGACTCGAGTCTGTCGAACGGTTCGTCCTGTCGATCGTCTTCAGTATCGCCCTCGTTCCGACGGTCACCCTTTTCGCGTCCGTTACCCCACGGGGTATCACCCCGGAAACGGTGCTCCTCGGGCTTGCGTCGCTGACCGTCGTGCTGTCGCTGCTCGCGGTCGTGTCTCGCTACCGGTGTCCGGCGGAGCGACGGTTCGCGCCGTCGCTCTCGATCGGATCGCTGTTCTTCTCCCGGGAGCGACCGAACGTCTACGAGCGAGTCAATCCGCGGCCGTACAACGTCGCGATCGCCATCGGACTGGTAGTGCTGCTCGCGAGCGCCGGCTTCGCTGCCACCAACCCGCCACAGGGTGACGGCTTCACCGAACTATCGGTCCAAACCGAGAACGTCACGGCCGAGACCAACACGATGTACAAATCGACGTACGCTGCCGGCGAGACCGAGCCGTTGACGCTGTCGATCACGAACCAAGAGAACGCCGAGCGCGACTACACGACGGTCGTCCTGCTCGAGCGAATCGAACAGGGGGACGGCGATGAGGTGAACGTTACGGACCGCGACGAACTCGCTCGAGCATCCGCGACAGTCGCCGACGGCGAGACGCGCGAGCAGTCAATCGAGATTACGCCGACGATGTCCGGCGACGATCTTCGGATCACGGTGTTGCTCTATCAGGGGGAGGTGCCGTCGGAGCCCGCAGCCGAGAACGCCTACCAAACGATGCACCTCCCGGTCGTGGTTGAGTAGGTATAGCCCTGGGATCGCTCACCGTCGCGTACGCGCCATGAACAACGCGTGATCGATCGCCGTCGTCGCCGGACGATCGGTACCGTCGTCGCCGCTCTGCTACCCGTTCTCGTCGACAAACCGCCGTTCCGGACGGCCGGCGTCACAAGGAGACCGCCCACTTACTGTTCGTCGCGCCACTGTGTTAGTTCGTTCTCGCCGCCGTCGCCGACCGTCGTGGCGCTGAGAGCCGCGGCGCACGGGTGCGTTTGCACTCCACACCGTTCACCTGATTACTGGCGTGTACGGTCCGACGCGACCGGAACGGGGTCGTGGTTCGGGTCGTCCTGCTGGCGTTTGCCTCGGCACCACCGGCCAATTACGGCGGCTGTTTCGACCACGTTGTCATCTACCTCTTCGGAAGATCTGCCAGTCTTCACGGGCGGACTGACGTCGCAGCTCTTCCATCAAATCGAGCTCGTGATCGCCTCACTGTGCTGTGGCTGTCCGAAGAGATCTTGGCCATCGCTGAATCTGGCGCTAGCTGCACGGCCATTTCGAGCTGTAACAGGCGCCTCGAACTGACGCCGAAACAGTCGTTCTCCGTCGATCGTCGACGAGCGCTGACCACGCTGCGATCGCCGCGATTGGTTCGATCGGAGGGCTCCGTTTTCGAGAGTCCGCGACTCAGCGTAGTCGATCGCGACTCGAGTTAGACAACGGATCACCGGAACCGTATCTGGTGGCCGCGTCCGGGAGACGCCACTCGCTCTCTCGAACGGATAGGAGCAAAGCGACCGGGGGATGGACGGACTCGAGGTCGCCGCTGGGTGCTCGTTACGATCGAATCCCACCGACACCACGATGAGAGCGTCCGGTGTCGTCCGTCCTCGCTTGCCTCGAGATGCCGACGCTCGCTTCCGTTGCGACGTCGATGTCGGTTCGGTCGAAAAAATGGACGGCGAGAGTCGCGGTAACGTCGGTCGCCTACTCGGTGGCCGGCGAGGGCGTACACATCGTCACGTCGCCGTTCGTGTACACGGTGGCCTGGTCCGGGCGACAGAGGCGGTCCACGGTGGCCTGTTCGATCCGACCCTGCCCGTCGGCGTTATTGAAGTAGACCGCCTCGTTCGCGGCGGTCGTCCGATAGACCACGTAGTTGTGATCGGCGGTCCCGCCCGCTGGGACCGTCGCGATGTCCGTCGACGGATAGGCACCTGTGCGGCTGAACAGCGTCTGATACGGATGGTCAGTGTACAGCCCCTGGTCGCGTCGGAGCTCGTCGCCGTCGGGCGAACCGGTCATCTCGCCGATCGAGCCAACCGCAGCTAGTTCCGACTCCGTGTAGGCGAGTTGTTCTTGGTGGTCCTCGAAGACCGGGTTGTCGATGTTGCTCTCCGTCGCGAAGAGCATCGCGCCCGGATAGACGAGCGTGAACAGCAACAGGACGGCGACGACGAGCGCCGGCGCGAGTCCGCGGTCGAGGGTCCGCAGCCCGATCGCGCCGAGAATCGCCATCGGCGCGTAGAGGAACGCGAACCAGCGGTTCGGGATGAACGAGTGGATCCCGAACATCGGGAAGCCCATGACGAACACGAGCATGAACGCCGTCGCCAGCAGCAGCGTGAACACCGACTGCTCGGCCCGGCGCCGGTGGACGATGTACAGGCAGCCGACGAACGTCGCCCCGAGCAGGATGAGGAAGCCGAACTCATTGACGTAGGGGATGATCTCGTCGAGCAGCGTCGTCGCCGCTTCCGCGGCCCCGGCCGCGTCCCCGCTGGAGCCGCTCGCGATGTTGAGGAAGCCGGCGCTCTCCTTGACCGTTTCACTGAAGTACCTCAGCACGGTCTCGAGGAACGAGTCATCGCGGTACGGCGTCAGCGACCAGACGAAGATAGTCAACCCGACGTTGAAGACGACGAGGCCGAGGAGGTTGACCGGTTTCTTCGTCCGAAACACGCTCGCGTCGAGTCGCGTCAACCCGAGCGGGCCGATCTCGAAGACCAGCTGGGCGACGAACGCCGCGAGCAGCAACACGAGCATGATGAACGTCGATACCTGGTGGGTGAGGATCACTGCGATGCTCGAGAGCAGCAACAGCAAGAAGTCCCTGGTCGTGTACTCGATGCGCATCACCCGAAGTAACGCGTACAGCATCGCGAGGAAGAAGACCAGTCCCATGCTCGTGGGGATGAGGTGCAGCCCCCACATCGAGACGTGGCTGGCGAGGGCGTACAGCGCCGCCGCCAGCGTTGCCCATCGCTGCGAAACGAGCAGGTTCCCCCCAGCGTAGACGAGCAGCACCGAGATCGGCATCACGAGACCCAGCGTGAGGTACAGCGCGCTCCGCAGCGAGACGTCGAACAGCATCGACGAGGCGGTGACCAGCAGGTGGTAGAACGGCGAGGCGTAGTGCTTGTCGTGGGAGATCGCACCGACTCGACCCTCCGAGACGATCTGCTCGGTCAGCCCCATGTGCGTCCAGACGTCGATCCCGATGAACCCCGGCGTCGCGTACAGCGCGGTGCCGCGAACAACCAGCGCGAAGAGGACGATCTGGAACAACAACAGTCGGGCGTTGAAATCCCGGTCGCTCGCGAAGCAGATCTGGCCGACCACGAGGGCCCCGACGACGCTCGCGAGGACGAAAAACGAAATCGTTCGGGCGCCCTGGTGGACCGCCAGAACGACCAGCGCCGCGAGCCCGAGGAAGACGGCCGTCGGGAGCGCCATCGTCACCCGAGACGGGAGCGTCAAGCGGATGTCATCGGTCGCCTGCTGTTGGTAATACAGGCGGACGAGATACAGGATACACGCCGTCCCGAGGACCACCGGAACGGTGTTGAGGTAGACCTGCGACGCGAAAAATCGCAGCGGGAACAACACCAGTGCGATTAGGAGCCCGCCGATCGCCGCGACGGTGTCGAGTCGCAGCGGTCGGAGCTCCGAGAGCCGCCCGACCGGATTACGTCCCATGGCTCACCCCCGTGGGCTGCCCCGAGCGGTCGGGGCGTTCGAGGACGCGCCGGTACACTTCGTGGAGACGGTCTCCCAGCGCCTCGAGGCGCAGTCCATCGATGACGTCGCGACCGTCGGACCGCCCGCGATCGGCGGCGACCCGCTCGAGGCCGGCGATCAGGTCGTCGTCGTCGTCGCTGACGACACAGTTGGCCAGGCCGTCGATCGTCTCGCGGACGAAGCCGACGTCGGTCGAGACGATCGGCAGGTTACACGCGGCGGCCTCTTTGACGACCATCGGTCCGCTCTCGCGTTTCGACGTGACGAGGAGGACGTCGCTGGCGTTCATGTAGTGGGGAATCTCCTCGTAGTCGACGCCGCAGACCGGGCGCAACTCGAGGTCGGCGTCGGCCCGTTCGACGAGTCGACGCGCCCGGGTGAAGTCCTTGACCCCGCGCTCGGTGTCGTACGGGAAGAGCGCGATCGGTCGGTCGGTCTCCCAGCCGATGCGCTCGCGAGCCTCCGCCTGTGGAATCGGTCTGAACTGCTCGGTGTCGACGCCGAAAGGGATCACGTGGTGGTCGGTCTCGAGCGCGTCGGACATGGGTTGACTCGGAACGATCGTAGCGTCCGCGCTGCGGGCCGCGCGTCGACTGAGCCACCGGAGCCACGAGTGGTCGCTCATCAGGTCCGTGCCCCAGAGACTCACCACGACCGGTCGGATCGGCTGGGCGAACGCGAACGGCGTCGTGAGTCCGTAGTTCGCGTGGATCAGATCGTACTCGCCCGATCGGATCTCGGAGAGGATGGCCGGGTAGAACCGGGCGTAGTCCGACGGCGATCGGCCGCCGGCGTCGTCCACTCCGGGGACGGTACAGACCGTGCAGTCGACGCCGCGCGCTTCGAGGACCGATACTTGGTGGTCGAAAAACGGCCGCGGCGAGGTGACCAACTGGAGTACATTCATGATTCGGTCGGATTCGTTGTGGAGGTCGAGCGGCCCGGTTCGGGCGTTTTCGCGTGCGTTTCTAACTGGGCGACGACGAACTCGGTTACGTCGATCCGTTCCGACAACAACTGCTGGTGGCGTTGCGTCCACGTTTCGGACGGCTCCTCGAGGACCGATACGGCCCGCTCGAGCCCGCGGACGTGTCGCCGCTCGCCAGTGTACTCGAACAGGAGACCGTACTCCGACTC
Above is a genomic segment from Haloterrigena salifodinae containing:
- a CDS encoding DUF1616 domain-containing protein, with the translated sequence MSDSQWWFLDLAAVIAFTGAFTFGIVSGVDGVIRTAIALPMVLCFPGYAFVSILFPSEPSDEYQSFDTLKSGLDTPRLVTGGLESVERFVLSIVFSIALVPTVTLFASVTPRGITPETVLLGLASLTVVLSLLAVVSRYRCPAERRFAPSLSIGSLFFSRERPNVYERVNPRPYNVAIAIGLVVLLASAGFAATNPPQGDGFTELSVQTENVTAETNTMYKSTYAAGETEPLTLSITNQENAERDYTTVVLLERIEQGDGDEVNVTDRDELARASATVADGETREQSIEITPTMSGDDLRITVLLYQGEVPSEPAAENAYQTMHLPVVVE
- a CDS encoding glycosyltransferase family 4 protein; translated protein: MNVLQLVTSPRPFFDHQVSVLEARGVDCTVCTVPGVDDAGGRSPSDYARFYPAILSEIRSGEYDLIHANYGLTTPFAFAQPIRPVVVSLWGTDLMSDHSWLRWLSRRAARSADATIVPSQPMSDALETDHHVIPFGVDTEQFRPIPQAEARERIGWETDRPIALFPYDTERGVKDFTRARRLVERADADLELRPVCGVDYEEIPHYMNASDVLLVTSKRESGPMVVKEAAACNLPIVSTDVGFVRETIDGLANCVVSDDDDDLIAGLERVAADRGRSDGRDVIDGLRLEALGDRLHEVYRRVLERPDRSGQPTGVSHGT